A stretch of the Medicago truncatula cultivar Jemalong A17 chromosome 5, MtrunA17r5.0-ANR, whole genome shotgun sequence genome encodes the following:
- the LOC11433706 gene encoding fructose-bisphosphate aldolase, cytoplasmic isozyme 1, protein MSAFVGKYADELIKNAKYIATPGKGILAADESTGTIGKRLASINVENIEANRQALRELLFTSPNALQYLSGVILFEETLYQNSSEGKPFVEILQENNVIPGIKVDKGVIELAGTNGETTTQGFDSLGARCQQYYKAGARFAKWRAVLKIGPNEPSELSIQQNAQGLARYAIICQENGLVPIVEPEILTDGSHDIAKCAAVTETVLAAVYKALNDQHVLLEGTLLKPNMVTPGSDSPKVTPEVIGEYTVTALRRTVPAAVPGVVFLSGGQSEEQATLNLDAMNKLDVVKPWTLSFSFGRALQQSTLKTWAGKKENVGKAQEVFLARCKANSEATLGKYGGGSGTGLASESLYVKDYKY, encoded by the exons ATGTCTGCCTTTGTTGGAAAGTATGCAG ATGAGCTTATCAAGAATGCCAAGTATATAGCCACCCCTGGCAAGGGTATCTTGGCAGCAGATGAGAGCACTGGAACTATTGGCAAGCGTCTAGCAAGCATCAACGTTGAGAACATTGAGGCTAACCGTCAAGCCCTCCGTGAACTTCTCTTCACCTCTCCCAATGCACTCCAATACCTCTCCGGTGTCATCCTCTTTGAGGAAACTCTTTACCAGAATTCCTCCGAGGGGAAGCCTTTTGTTGAAATCCTCCAAGAGAACAATGTCATACCAGGCATCAAAGTTGACAAGGGTGTTATTGAATTAGCTGGAACAAATGGTGAAACAACAACACAAGGTTTTGACTCCCTTGGAGCTAGATGCCAGCAGTATTACAAAGCTGGAGCGCGGTTTGCCAAGTGGCGTGCGGTCCTCAAGATTGGTCCCAATGAGCCCTCTGAGTTGTCTATCCAGCAAAATGCACAGGGCTTGGCTCGCTACGCCATCATTTGCCAGGAGAATGGCCTTGTGCCTATTGTTGAGCCTGAGATTTTAACCGATGGATCTCATGACATCGCCAAATGCGCCGCTGTCACTGAAACTGTACTTGCAGCTGTTTACAAGGCACTGAATGATCAGCATGTCCTTCTTGAAGGAACTCTTCTCAAGCCTAACATGGTTACCCCAGGTTCTGATAGTCCAAAG GTAACACCTGAGGTGATTGGTGAGTACACAGTTACTGCGTTACGCAGAACTGTCCCAGCCGCGGTACCAGGGGTTGTATTTCTGTCAGGTGGACAAAGTGAAGAACAGGCTACACTAAACCTCGATGCAATGAACAAGCTAGATGTTGTGAAGCCATGGACACTTTCATTCTCATTTGGGAGAGCACTGCAGCAAAGCACACTCAAGACATGGGctggaaagaaagagaatgTTGGCAAAGCTCAAGAGGTATTTCTGGCAAGATGCAAGGCCAATTCTGAGGCTACTCTTGGGAAATATGGTGGTGGAAGTGGAACTGGGTTGGCTTCTGAGAGTTTATATGTTAAGGACTATAAGTATTAG
- the LOC11437411 gene encoding uncharacterized protein At1g08160, which produces MHPNTSPPSEETNIEISPETPIISKQPKNQHPLRTRSSRKLAILKVDDQQKTKPIVWFAAILCFIFSFTLIFFGIATIICYLTLKPSNPLFDISNASLNVVYFDSKQYFNGDFALQANFSNPNRKVHVKFESLYIQLFYSNRVIASQSIKPFTQKPKETRYETVRFISTLLFMPQEVGVRLQRELQNNRLSCYAKGTFKVKVNMWILHSSFWLHSVCQIEMTGPPNGSLVARQCITTR; this is translated from the coding sequence atgcaTCCCAACACATCTCCACCCTCAGAAGAAACTAATATTGAAATTTCTCCTGAAACACCTATCATATCAAAACAACCCAAAAATCAACATCCTCTTAGAACAAGATCATCAAGAAAGTTAGCAATACTTAAGGTTGATGACCAACAAAAGACCAAACCAATTGTATGGTTTGCTGCAATACTATGTTTCATATTCAGCTTTACACTTATCTTCTTTGGAATTGCAACAATTATTTGTTACCTTACACTCAAACCAAGCAACCCTTTATTTGATATTTCTAATGCAAGCCTAAATGTTGTATATTTTGACTCAAAACAATACTTCAATGGTGATTTCGCTCTTCAAGCAAATTTTTCTAATCCCAATAGAAAAGTTCATGTGAAGTTTGAGTCTTTATATATTCAACTTTTCTACTCAAATAGGGTCATAGCATCACAATCAATCAAGCCTTTTACTCAGAAGCCAAAGGAAACTAGATATGAAACGGTAAGGTTTATATCAACTTTGCTTTTTATGCCTCAAGAAGTTGGTGTGAGACTTCAAAGGGAATTGCAAAACAATAGGTTGAGTTGCTATGCAAAGGGAACATTTAAGGTGAAGGTTAATATGTGGATTTTACATTCATCTTTTTGGCTTCATAGTGTGTGCCAGATTGAGATGACTGGTCCACCAAATGGTTCTCTTGTAGCTAGACAATGCATAACAACTCGATGA
- the LOC11439899 gene encoding BTB/POZ domain-containing protein At1g55760 produces the protein MNDYAYAYKVETMNRLVQWKIHNLSTCTYIKADPFKIAMWNWHLSVEKNCGLRIELYPEMSKTIAHNPPIASFIVRILSYAGNSKILTQSEIKDKPLSNKDSFVWEIGVPLPGKFIIDIEFLDLKTTCPKGGEAGSIWPSGFMQQRQNAAALESLGRMIREDIYTDITINVNSEGNIRAHRAVLSSQSSVFRSMFSHNVKETDLSTINITDMSIQSFQTFINFLYGNVNDEEFLMHRLDLLHAADKYDIYELREACQKSLQEDIDPKNVLERLQIASLYQLTTLKFSCMQYLVKFGKIYDIQGDLSSFLQTADRDLICEVFNEILDAWKK, from the exons ATGAATGATTATGCTTATGCATACAAAGTTGAAACCATGAATCGTCTAGTTCAATGGAAAATTCACAATTTATCAACATGCACTTATATCAAAGCTGATCCATTCAAAATAGCCATGTGGAACTG GCATTTATCAGTGGAAAAGAATTGTGGTTTACGTATTGAATTATATCCAGAAATGTCTAAAACAATCGCGCACAATCCTCCAATTGCATCTTTCATAGTTAGGATTCTTAGTTATGCTGGAAATAGCAAAATCTTGACTCAATCAG aaataaaagataaacCTCTTAGCAATAAGGATAGCTTTGTGTGGGAGATAGGGGTTCCATTACCTGGAAAATTCATAATTGACATTGAGTTTCTGGATTTGAAAACTACATGTCCAAAG GGTGGGGAAGCTGGCTCTATTTGGCCTAGCGGATTTATGCAGCAGAGACAAAATGCAGCGGCCCTTGAATCCCTAGGTCGAATGATAAGAGAAGATATCTATACAGACATAACAATCAACGTCAATTCCGAGGGAAACATAAGAGCTCATCGAGCTGTTCTGTCTTCACAATCATCTGTGTTTCGCAGCATGTTTTCACATAATGTTAAGGAGACTGATTTGTCTACGATAAACATCACCGACATGTCAATTCAATCTTTTCAGACGTTTATAAATTTTCTTTATGGAAATGTTAATGATGAAGAGTTTCTTATGCATAGATTGGACCTATTACATGCAGCTGACAAGTATGACATCTATGAGTTAAGAGAGGCATGTCAAAAGAGTCTTCAAGAAGATATTGATCCAAAAAATGTACTTGAGAGACTCCAAATTGCATCTTTGTATCAATTAACAACATTGAAGTTTAGTTGTATGCAATATCTTGTGAAATTTGGCAAAATATATGATATTCAGGGTGATTTAAGTTCATTCTTGCAAACTGCTGATAGAGATTTGATATGCGAAGTCTTCAATGAAATTCTTGATGCTTGGAAAAAGTGA
- the LOC11428893 gene encoding F-box/kelch-repeat protein At3g23880, giving the protein MDTHPPNSRRLRRRSNPSPSVILPDELITEILSWLPVKSLMQMKCVSISWNTLISNPKFVKIHLYRSTRNPYFSSLVFTPQLDDYSFTHFPVSSLLQNLRITIPRNYYYRLTNKDCSKIVGSCNGLICLLGYSYNAIISINNKNVWFRFWNPATRRISDKLGSMSCSRDCIFVFCYDNSIDIYKLVELGWSGNNDPQTKTKVRVFSLEDNVWRTIQSFPVVPLQLLNSTGFDSVHLNCTVNWLANQSDRWNDSTRECVILSFDLGREKYTQFMPPKGFDSFGLPSICALKDSLSLYHNFKNTDLVIWKMIEFGDENSWTQFHKVSYHNIPKNYKQGGSLLIRLIPLHLSENGETMVLADMIQNRVILYNLRTNRAKKTRINRKICWSSMKDYVESLVSTS; this is encoded by the coding sequence ATGGATACCCATCCGCCGAATTCACGGCGTCTCCGACGTCGATCCAATCCATCGCCGTCAGTAATCCTCCCCGACGAGCTTATCACCGAAATATTATCATGGCTTCCAGTGAAATCTCTGATGCAGATGAAATGTGTAAGTATTTCTTGGAACACTCTAATCTCCAATCCTAAATTCGTCAAAATTCATCTTTATCGATCCACACGAAACCCTTACTTCTCGTCACTAGTCTTTACGCCGCAGCTCGATGATTACAGTTTCACACACTTCCCCGTTAGTAGTTTACTTCAAAACCTTCGGATCACGATTCCTAGGAATTATTACTACCGTTTGACTAACAAGGATTGTAGCAAAATTGTTGGTTCATGCAATGGATTGATTTGTTTGCTCGGTTATTCTTATAACGCGATTATtagtattaataataaaaatgtttggTTCCGTTTCTGGAACCCCGCTACCAGGAGAATATCTGATAAATTAGGGTCCATGTCTTGTTCGAGAGATTGTATTTTCgtattttgttatgataattCAATCGACATTTATAAGTTGGTGGAATTAGGTTGGAGTGGCAACAATGATCCTCAAACGAAAACCAAGGTGAGAGTCTTTAGTTTGGAAGATAATGTTTGGAGAACTATTCAAAGTTTTCCGGTAGTTCCTCTTCAATTGCTTAATTCCACGGGGTTTGATAGTGTACATTTGAATTGCACTGTTAATTGGTTGGCCAATCAAAGTGACCGTTGGAATGACAGTACTAGAGAATGTGTGATTCTTTCCTTTGATCTTGGTAGAGAGAAATACACACAGTTTATGCCCCCTAAAGGTTTTGATAGTTTTGGACTTCCGAGTATTTGTGCATTGAAAGACTCCTTGTCTTTGTATCATAATTTCAAGAATACTGATTTAGTTATATGGAAGATGATAGAATTTGGAGATGAAAATTCTTGGACTCAATTCCACAAAGTTAGCTATCACAATATTCCAAAGAATTACAAACAGGGTGGTAGCCTGCTTATAAGATTAATACCGTTGCATCTTTCTGAGAACGGTGAAACAATGGTATTGGCGGACATGATTCAAAACCGAGTGATTCTCTATAACCTGAGAACAAACAGAGCAAAGAAAACTAGGATTAACAGAAAGATATGTTGGTCCTCAATGAAAGATTATGTCGAAAGCTTGGTTTCAACTTCTTGA
- the LOC11433705 gene encoding uridine kinase-like protein 4 has translation MNTKSVEDLMETSTEVHFSGFHMDNGLEQRKAGTEEPTTSAFDEYRQPFVIGVAGGSASGKTAVCDMIIQQLHDQRVVLVNQDSFYHNLTKEQLTRVQDYNFDHPEAFDSERLLSVMDKLKHSQAVDIPKYDFKCYKNDVFPARRVNPADVIILEGILVFHDPRVRALMNMKIFVDTDADVRLARRIKRDTADNARNIEAVLDQYSKFVKPAFDDFILPTKKYADIIIPRGGDNHVAIDLIVQHIRTKLGQHDLCKIYPNLYVIHSTFQIRGMHTLIRDSQTKKHDFVFYADRLIRLVVEQGLGHLPFTEKQVIAPTGSVYSGVDFCKRLCGVSVIRSGESMENALRACCKGIKIGKILIHREGDNGQQLIYEKLPNDISDRHVLLLDPILGTGNSAVQAISLIIRKGVPESNIIFLNLISAPQGLHVVCKRFPRIKIVTSEIDNGLNEDFRVVPGMGEFGDRYFGTDDDDELEESRSR, from the exons ATGAATACTAAGTCGGTTGAAGATTTGATGGAGACTTCAACTGAGGTTCATTTTTCTGGATTTCATATGGATAATGGATTAGAGCAAAGAAAAGCTGGCACCGAGGAACCAACCACTTCTGCATTTGATGAGTATAGACAACCTTTTGTCAtag GTGTTGCGGGTGGGTCGGCATCTGGAAAGACAGCAGTTTGTGATATGATTATCCAACAGCTTCATGATCAGAGGGTTGTACTTGTAAATCAG GATTCTTTTTACCATAACTTGACTAAGGAGCAACTCACAAGAGTACAAGATTACAACTTTGATCATCCTG aagcttttgatagtgAGCGATTGCTATCTGTCATGGACAAATTGAAGCATAGCCAAGCAGTAGATATTCCGAAGTATGACTTTAAGTGTTACAAGAATGATGTGTTTCCCGCAAGAAgg GTAAATCCTGCAGATGTTATAATTTTGGAAGGCATCCTTGTTTTTCATGATCCACGTGTCAGGGCATTGATGAATATGAAGATATTTGTTGACACAG ATGCTGATGTTCGTCTGGCTAGAAGGATTAAGCGTGATACTGCCGATAACGCTCGTAATATTGAAGCAGTACTTGATCAG TATTCAAAATTTGTGAAGCCGGCTTTTGATGACTTTATCCTTCCTACAAAGAAGTATGCTGATATCATTATACCCCGTGGAGGAGATAATCATGTGGCTATTGATTTGATTGTGCAGCATATTCGCACAAAGCTTGGTCAACATGACCTCTGTAAAATATATCCCAACTTATATGTCATTCACTCTACTTTTCAG ATACGGGGCATGCACACCCTGATACGCGATTCTCAGACAAAGAAGCACGACTTTGTATTTTATGCTGACCGTTTGATTCGTTTG GTCGTAGAACAAGGCCTAGGACATCTTCCATTTACAGAAAAGCAAGTTATCGCCCCTACTG GGTCTGTGTACAGCGGTGTAGATTTTTGTAAGAGGTTGTGTGGTGTCTCCGTTATCAGGAG TGGGGAAAGCATGGAGAATGCTTTACGAGCATGCTGCAAAGGTATCAAGATTGGTAAAATTCTTATTCATAGAGAAGGTGACAATGGTCAGCAG CTAATATATGAGAAGCTGCCAAATGATATCTCAGATAGGCATGTGTTACTGTTGGATCCTATCTTAGGCACAG GTAATTCTGCTGTTCAAGCAATTTCTTTAATTATAAGGAAGGGTGTACCAGAGTCCAACATTATATTTCTCAACCTCATATCA GCACCTCAGGGCCTGCATGTGGTCTGCAAAAGGTTTCCAAGGATAAAAATTGTGACATCTGAGATTGACAATGGTTTGAATGAAGATTTCCGCGTCGTTCCTGGGATGGGTGAGTTTGGGGATCGGTACTTTGGAACAGATGATGATGACGAGCTTGAGGAGAGTCGTTCACGGTAG